The DNA window AGCTAGACGACGGTTGGACTACACGCCTAGTACTTCGGTCTCCCTTGAGGAACATACCGAATCACTAGACGGTACCGAGAGTGACTTGGAGTCCTCTACTTCCTATTCTTCTATTGGCATTACTAATACATCTTTGCATTCTACAGGTGAACCACACATGGCGGATCCATGCTGGATCACTTTACATGAGCAAGGAGCTCTGGATATTGTGCTTCAACCATTGCAAGCAAGGTATCCCAACCTTGATCcgaactttgaattgaagagtaGCTTGATAAATCTACTACCTAAGTATCATGAGTTGCCTGGTCAAGACCCCATCCGAGATCTAAAGGATTTTCAAGTTGCTTGTTCTACTACTAGAAGGCATATTGCCGATGAGGTAGCTATCATGGTCTTTGCTTTTCCTTTCTCCCTTGAGGCGCAAGCAAAGACATGGTTCTATTCGCTACCAGATGAGATTGCTACCAATTAGGATTTCTTGAGAAGAGAGTTCTTAAGCAAATTCTTTCCACCAGAGAAGACCAACTACATCTGGAAAGAGATTTCAGGCATAATGCAAAGAGATCAAGAGAGTTTGTATGAGTATTGGTCTAGATTCAAGAGGTTACTAGAGTCTTGTCCACACCATGGAATAAACACTCACTTACTCATTAGCTACTTTACCGGAGGTCTTTGTGTGGAAGATAGAAGATTGCTCACCGCTTCTAGCGGTGGTTCCCTTTCGAAAAACAAGACGGAGGGAGAAGCTTGGAGTTTGATAGAGGATGTTGCCGAAGCTATGCAACACACAAGAGTGAGAAGTAACCCTCTCAAGGGTGTGGTAGAACCATCCACCTCTGAAGCAAGCCTAACCAAAGCACTTGGGGATATGACCACCATTCTGACCCAAATACAAAAGGATCAAAAGGAGTTCTACTCCATCCAAGCTGTCCAAGCCCTACCTCCCGTTGCCCAACTTGAAGGCCCTCCTAGGATTTGTGGTTTGTGCTCTAGCACCACTCATTACACCGACCAATGCCAtcaaattcaagaggagcatGCCCTTGTAGTGGCCAATGTGAATTACAACAATTGTCCACCCTACCCCTCTCAAAGCCAAAACCACTACCCTCATGGTAGTAATCAACACCAAGGGTGGAGAGACAATGCACAAGGGAACAACTAAATCCAAAGATGGAACAACTCTTATTCTCACCCCAATAACAATTACCAAgccaaccaaaaccaaaacaactatACCAAGTACCAACCACCACACCATAGATAACAATCCAACCACACCTCTCCACCTCCCACCAACCAAATTGAAGAGCTTAAAGCCGCTGTGGATAAAAGGGATGAAGGCTATAAGACTCAATTTGAGGCTATGAATGCTCAATTAGACAATCTTGCCGAAATGATTTCAAAGATGTCCATGTCCTCTTCCAACAATAccaatcaaccctcaagttcTTCTAACCTTCCATCCCAACCCCAACCAAATCCAAAGGGCGGTCTCAATGCCATCACTCTACGGTCGAGATCTACATTAGAAGAGATATCTCCAAGGATCTTGGAAGACATTCATAAGGAAGAAGTGATTGTTGAAGCTCCACATGAAGAGGAGGAGGTAGGCAAGAGGCATGAAGAGGAAGGAGTAAACCTCAAGGAACCTAAGAGGAAAGCTCTCGTGGATGAGTCCATCCCAATTCCATTCCCTTCCATGGTgaagaaagtaaagaagacGCCGGAATTTGACATGAACATGCTTCAAGTGTTCAAgaaggttgaggtaaccataCCACTTCTTGATGCTATTCAACAAATTCCAAAGTATGCAAAATTCTTGAAAGACTTGTGTACACACAAGGATAGGATAGGGGAATTGGAGACATTATCCTTGGGAAGTTTAATCTCTTCCTTGATGGAACCCATACTAAAGAAATGTGGTGATCATGGGCCTTGTTTGGTATCTTGTTGTTTTGGTGGACACACTTTTCATGATTGTATGTGTGATCTAGGGGCTTGTGTAAGCATCATGCCGCTTTCTACTTTTGTGCGGTTGAATTTAGCTCCATTGAAGAGGTCGGCAGCGAGATTTGCCTTGGTCGATAAAAGTGTGATCACGGTAACCGGAATAGCCGAAGATGTACTTGTGGGAATCAAGGATTTGATCTTTCCGGTTGACTTTTATATCCTTGAAATGCCCCCAACAGAGAATAGAAGCTCATCCTCTGTTCTACTTGGTAGACCTTTCCTTAAAACCTCTAAATTTAAGTTAGATGCCTTCAGCGGTACATAATCCTTTGATGTTAGAGACAAGACTATCAAGTTCAATTTGGAAGAAGCCATGAAACATCCTCCCGAAGAGCATTTCGTTCTCCGATGCGATGTAATTGATGTGGTGGTAGCGGAAGTGCAAGAGGAAGAGCATAACAAGTTATGCCACCAAGCCATTGAGGAGACGGATGACGAAGAGGATGAACATGAGGAAGTTGTTGAGGATGAAGCTCGTGAGCTTGATGAAAAAGAACCTCAGCTTGAGGCAAGGAGTGAATTGAAGCCTCTTCCATCTCATTTGAAATATGCTTTCTTAGAGGATAACAAAAAGTTTCCAGTCATTATTGCTAGTGAGCTCtctagtgaagaagaagagaatgtccTAGATGTTCTTAGAAAGTACAAGAAAGCGATTGGTTGGAGCCTAGCCGATATTGTAGGGATTGACCCTCACAAATGCATGCACCGTATATTTCTCCAAGAAGGAGCTAGGCCAGTTAGACAaccacaaagaagactcaatcCAACCATCCTTGATGTGGTAAAGAAAGAGGTCACTAGGATACTTGATGCGGGTATCATATACCCAATTTCTGACAATGAGTAGGTAAGCCTGGTCCAGGTTGTTCCAAAGAAATCAGGCATCACTGCGGTTACAAAGGATAATGGTGAAGTGGTCACCAAGAGAGTACAAAATGCATGGTGAGTGCGCATCGACTATAGAAGGTTGAATGCCGCCACAAGAAAGGACCACTACCCTTTGCCATTTATTGATCAGATGCTGGACCGTTTGGCAGGTAAATCccattattgttttcttgatggATTCACTAGTTACTTCCAGATTCACATtgctcctgaagatcaggaaaagaccacatttacttgccctttTGGCACCTTTGCCTACAAAATGATGCCGTTTGGACTATGTAATGCACCAACTACTTTTCAGTGGTGCATGACTAGTGTCTTTTCCGATCTAATGGAAAATTGtctggaagtctttatggacGACTTCAGTGTTTATGGAACttcttttgattgttgcttGGAGAACTTGGCCAAGGTCTTAGCTAGATGTGTTGACACCaaccttgtcttaaattttgaaaaatgccattttatggtaAGACAAGATATAGTGTTAGGACATGTAGTGTCTCATAAAGGAATTTCTGTAGATCCGGCCAAGGTCGATGTTATCACCACTTTATCTCACCCCTCATCTGTGAGGGAGGTCCGCTCGTTTtttggacatgcaggattttataggcgCTTTATCAAAGATTTCAGCAAGATTGATTTACCATTGTCGCGCCTACTCCAAAAAGATGTAGCTTTTGAAGAGTTAAAGAGAGCTCTTACCACAGCACCGATTGTGTGAGGCCCCAACTGGACGTTGCCATTTGGGATAATGTGCGATGCGTAAAACCAAGCTGTAGGTGCCGTGCTTGCACAGCGCGATGGTAAACTCCCTTATGTCATTTCATACTCTTCTAAGACACTTGATGCAACACAATCTAACTATACCACTACTGAGAAGGAACTCCTAGCCATTGTTCATGCTTTAGATAAATTCAGATCTTATTTGCTAGGATCAAAGATAGTGGTTTACACGGATCATGCAGCTTTAAAATACTTATTGTCAAAGAATGAGTCAAAACCTAGGCTCATACGTTGGATCTTGCTTTTGCAAGAATTCGACATTGAGATTAGGGACCGGAGTGGATCTCAAAATTTGGTTGCAGATCATTTAAGCCACcttgaaaatttaaaatctgaTCCATTTCCGATCAATGACTCATTCCCATTGGATAGTTTACATGCTGTGTCGAATAGTTTTCCTTGGTTTGCCCCAATGGCGAACTACTTGGTTGCGAAACTCTTCCCTCCCAACTTTTCTAAACACCAAAGAGATAAGTTGAGGAGTGAttccaaatattatatttaggaTGACCCTCACTTGTGGAAGAGGGGAGTAGACCAAGTAATTCAAAGACGTGTCCCGGAGTCCGAAATCCAACCCATTCTTGAAGCTTGCCATTCGCCCGAGTGTGGTGGCCACTTTGGCCCACAAAGGACTACAAAAAAGGTGTTGgattgtggattctggtggccaacCTTATTCAAGGATGCTAACCAATTATGTATGTCTTGCCATCAGTGTCAAAAGTCGGGAAACACATCCCAAAgtgatgaaatgcctcaacaaccTATGTTGTTTTGTGagatatttgatgtatgggCATTAACTTTATGGGACCATTTCCTAACTCAATTGGGTATCTATACATTCTGTTAGCGATTGACTACGTGtcaaagtgggtagaagcaatacCTACCCACCTTGACGACGCCAATACCATCATTTCTTTCATTAGGAATAACATTGTATGCCGTTATGGGTcgccacgagcaatcgtgagcgaatggtgcacgaaaattacttcacactatgtaatttcgcacaactaaccagcaagtgcactgggtcgtccaagtaataccttacgtgagtaagggacgaatcccacggagattgttggcttgaagcaagctatggttatcttattattcttcgtcaggataccaataggattctttaatttcaattgtaaaaagaatgaaagtgcataaaataaataattgttacgcaataatggagaatatgttggagttttggagatgctttgtcctctgaattcctgcaacataatgctttctcactttcatacaTGCAAGGcaccttccatggcaagctgtatgtagggcatcaccgttgtcaatggctacttcccatcctctcagtgaaaatggtccaaatgctctgtcacagcacggctaatcatctgtcggttctcgatcatgtcggaataagatccattgatccttttgtgtctgtcactacgcccaacactcccgagtttgaagctcgtcacagtcatccaatcccagaatcctactcggaataccacagacaaggtttagactttctggattctcaaggatgctgccaatggattctagcttataccacaaagattctgattaaagaatctaagagatactcattcaatctaatgtagaacggaggtggttgtcaggcacacgttcaaggattgaggaaggtgatgagtgtcacggatcatcaccttcttcatagtgaagcgcgaatgaacattcttagataggaacaagcgtgtttgaatggaaaacagaaataattgcattaattcatcgagacgctgcagagctcctcacccccaacaatggagtttagagactcatgccatcaaaaggAATATAATTcatatctaaaatgtcatgagatacaaaataagtctctaaaagttgtttaaatactaaactggtaacctaggtttacagaaaatgagtaaactaagatagatggtgcagaaatccacttctggggcccacttggtgtgtgctggggctgagacttgagcttctcacgtgcctggactatttctggagttaaacaccaggttgtaacttgtttctggcgtttaactccaacttgcaacctgtttctggcgttgaacgcctgaATGTAACATGGAaatggcattaaacgccagtttacgtcatttatctttgcacaaagtatgaattattatatattgctggaaagccctggatgtccactttctaacccaattgaaagcgcaccaattggactcatGTAGCTCCAATAACTTcattctgagtgcagggaggtcagaatccaacagcatcagcagtcctttttcagcctaaatcagattttttgctcagctccctcaatttcagccagaaaatacctgaaatcacagaaaaacacacaaactcatagcaaagtccagaaatatgagttttgcctaaaaactaatagaaatatactaaaaactaactaaaacatactaaaaactatatgaaattacccccaaaaagcgtataaaatatccgctcattacaacaccaaacttaaactgttgcttgtccttaagcaactagataaataaaataggataaaaataaatcaagaagcaatagtatctcagagttttaagtgaagctcagattctaactagatgagcgggactagtagctttttcttctgaacagttttggcatctcactttatcttttgaaattcagaatgattggcatccataggaactcagaattcagatagtattattgattctcctagttgagtatgttgattcttgaacacagctacttgatgagtcttggccgtggccctaagcactttattttccagtattaccaccggatacataaatgccacaaacacataactgggtgaatcttttcagattgtgacttagctttgcttaagtccccaattagaggtgtccaaagttcttaagcacactcttttgccttggatcacgactttaaccactcagtctcaagtttttcacttggacctgcatgccacaagcacatggttagggacagcttgatttagccacttaggcctgtatttacttccttgggccctcctatccattgatgctcaaagccttggatccttttcacccttgccttttggtttaaagggcaattggctttttctacctcttttgcttttttttttcactgctttttcttacttcgaGAATCAATTTCaagatttttcagatcagcaataatatttctcttgttcatcattctttcaagagccaataattttaacattcataaaattcaatataaaaaatatgcaatgttcaagcattcatttagaagacaaaaagtattgccaccacatataaataattagaattttccttattaagaactcaagaaaatattgcctctttattctaaaaatcttactattttattcatgtttgatgatgatgagaaaaataaattatagcttatttggagataaaatcaaaatagatatactaattactactactcatgtataacttctaaggtaaattcctataagaacAACCATCACAAAGTTAAGACTAAGAttgggactcaacaacctttattttgggaggtggatgctcctttggtctgtggggtgcttggtccttcaaaagacagcttctggcgcttcagctcctatATCTCTGGATAtttgtcttctttcagatcgaatttaacttccgagatcactgatctcagacccattattttgtggtactggtttgcatgttctttggttaagaacttctcttgattccaaagtggttttggaatattctcttcctttcctcttgaagtggtttgttttcccttaggtgccatgatcttgatgagttttagcttagtgatcacggaaaaacacaccaaacttagaggtttgcttgtcctcgagaaaaagaaaggaaaagagaggaatagaaggagaggcaatttcgaaaattcaaaagatatgatgagattttgaaaaagataactttgaatttaaaaaagataatatgatgagtttgaaaaagatttgaaaagagattgtagaagaatgaagaaatatttttaggattaagaatttttttgCATTTTGAAGTTGAAAGTTgagaatttgtaacatgtttatgcaagaaatcatgaattgaaacatgaaaaatggaaaaaatttgagttgaaaacGAATTCACCTTCTCCCcataatcctggcgttaaacgcccaatcactgcatgttttgggcatttaatgcccatctgcagcttctcctgggcattcaacgcccaacaGTTGCTTCtggttggcgttgaacgccaggaattcctttgtcactgggcatttttttgaatgcccagaatgctgtaaatctggcgttaaatgcatAGAAGGTGCttttttctggcgttcaatgcccagaagatgcttctttctgacgtttaacgcccagatcgCTATCcctactggcgttgaacgcccagtagatgcttcttttgggtgttgaatgcccaaaatagcttttactggctttttcgcacaagtgagcttctttttgctattttattcctctgaatccttctgtatcTCTATGAACTAAAGCAatttgctattttaccttgaagataattgacatgaacctgtaaaaatcaattaagtaACAAATAAGTTTTGTAAATGGCTgcgttgcctcccagcaagcgcttctttattgtctttagctggactattattgagctttaatcaagtctcaattttgagcattcttgctcaaaattgctttcaagataatgtttaactctctgtccattaacaatgaactttttgttagaatcattatcctgaaactccacgtatccatatggtgacacacttgtaatcacatatggacctctctaccgggatttcaatttttcgggaaataatctgagcctagaattaaacagcagaactttttgccctggctcaaagactctgaatgacaacttcttatcatgccatctttttgctttctctttgtaaatttttgcattttcgaaagcattgagtctgaattcctctagctcatttaactggagcaatcgtttttctccagctaacttggcatcaaggtttaggaatatggttgcccaataggccttatgttctagttccactggaaagtgacaggcttttccatacacaagctggtatggagaagttcctataagagtcttgaatgctgttctgtatgcccacagagcatcatccaagcttcttgcccaattcCTTCTACGATTAATCATAGTctattccaggattcttttaagttctctattagagacttcagcttgcccatttgtctatggatgatatggagtggccaccctgtggctaactccacaccgaaccaaagcagagtaaagctgcttattgcagaaatgagtgcccccatcactgattagtactctagggataccaaatctgctgaagatgtgtttctggaggaatttcagcactgtcttagtatcattagtgggtgttgcaatagcttcaaCCCATTTGGATATGTAATCCACTGCCActagaatgtaagtgtttgagtatgatggtggaaaaggccccatgaagtcaataccccatacatcaaacaactcaatctccaagatcccttgttgaggcatgacATAACTGTGAAgcagattaccagatctttggcaactgtcaccattaagtacaaacactcgggagtctttatagagagtaggccagtagaagccacattggaggactcttgtggctgttcgctcacttccaaaatatcctccatactgtgatccatggaagtgccagaggatcttctgtgcttcttctttaggcacacatctacggattactccgtctgcacatctcttgaagagatatggttcatcccaaagatagtgcTTTGCATCAgtaatcaatttctttgattgctgcctactgtactctttgggtatgaatctcattgccttatagtttgcaatgtctgcaaaccatggcacttcctggatgccAAAGAGTTGCTCGTCCGggaagttttcagagatctcagtcaGAAGGAGGGACGctccttctactggttctattcgggacaggtgatctgctacttggttctctgtcccttttctgtctcttatttctttatcaaactcttgcagaagcaacacccatctgatgagtctgggttttgaatcctactttgtgagtagatatttaagagcagcatggtcagtgtacacaatcacttttgatcctactaaataagatctaaacttgtcaatggcgtaatccactgcaagtaactctttttctgtggttgtgaagttcttctgtgcgtcatttagaacatgaCTGGCATAGGAAATGACATGCaggagcttgtcatgcctttgtcccaacactgcaccaatggcatggtcactggcatcacacattagttcaaatggtaatgtccaatctggtgcagagatgactggtgctgtgaccagcttagctttcagagtctcaaactcCTACAGACACTCcatatcaaagataaatggcgtgtcagcagctagcagattactcagaggtttggtgatttttgaaaaatcttttataaacctcctatagaattctgcatgccccagaaagcttctgattgccttaacattgtcaggtggtggtaatttttcaattacatctaccttagcttgatccacttctattcccttgttcgaaatgttgtgcccaaggacaattcctttagTCACTATAAAGTGACATatctcccaatttaaaaccaggttagtctcttggcacctgtttagaacaagtgctagatggtcaagacaggagctgaatgagtctccaaatattgaaaagtcatccatgaagacttctagaaattttttcaccatatcagagaaaattgagagcatgcacctttgaagggtaaagaaaaatgatcctttctggtagctgtattgagccttctataatcaatacacatacgccaccctgt is part of the Arachis duranensis cultivar V14167 chromosome 1, aradu.V14167.gnm2.J7QH, whole genome shotgun sequence genome and encodes:
- the LOC107491999 gene encoding uncharacterized protein LOC107491999, whose product is MNAQLDNLAEMISKMSMSSSNNTNQPSSSSNLPSQPQPNPKGGLNAITLRSRSTLEEISPRILEDIHKEEVIVEAPHEEEEVGKRHEEEGVNLKEPKRKALVDESIPIPFPSMVKKVKKTPEFDMNMLQVFKKVEVTIPLLDAIQQIPKYAKFLKDLCTHKDRIGELETLSLGSLISSLMEPILKKCGDHGPCLVSCCFGGHTFHDCMCDLGACVSIMPLSTFVRLNLAPLKRSAARFALVDKSVITVTGIAEDVLVGIKDLIFPVDFYILEMPPTENRSSSSVLLGRPFLKTSKFKLDAFSGT